A portion of the Myxococcales bacterium genome contains these proteins:
- a CDS encoding pilus assembly protein — translation MIPDANAPPHQAELCKDARGAAAVEFVLVMVPVFLCFFCFLQVGKLYMANLVFQHAATVAARAAAVIVEPSLNPGENGSEDDVKTVARLALGAWQTAIRNVDVSVSSAASTSDPNGLVTAKLTGKFHCGVAMAARLTCGSDKSINLKATARFPLQGARYRMGSGTSSQTPVGDLAGAPAKSVCDPNSPFDVCSR, via the coding sequence ATGATCCCCGACGCGAACGCCCCCCCGCACCAAGCCGAGCTCTGCAAGGACGCCCGCGGCGCGGCGGCCGTCGAGTTCGTGCTGGTGATGGTCCCGGTGTTCCTTTGCTTCTTCTGCTTCCTCCAGGTCGGCAAGCTCTACATGGCGAACCTCGTCTTCCAGCACGCCGCCACGGTGGCGGCTCGCGCGGCGGCCGTCATCGTCGAGCCGTCACTCAATCCCGGAGAGAACGGCAGCGAAGACGACGTGAAGACCGTGGCCCGCCTCGCCCTCGGCGCTTGGCAGACGGCGATCCGCAACGTGGACGTGTCGGTCTCTAGCGCCGCCTCCACCAGCGATCCGAACGGGCTCGTGACGGCCAAGCTCACGGGCAAGTTTCACTGCGGCGTGGCCATGGCGGCGAGGCTGACGTGTGGCTCCGACAAGTCGATCAACCTCAAGGCCACGGCGCGGTTCCCGCTGCAAGGCGCGCGCTACCGCATGGGCTCGGGCACCAGCTCGCAGACGCCCGTCGGCGACCTCGCCGGCGCCCCGGCCAAGTCCGTCTGCGACCCCAACTCCCCCTTCGACGTGTGCAGCCGATGA
- a CDS encoding alpha/beta fold hydrolase, with product MSEELEERPLTARERWQRRGVWVAKHSVMLAFVYVLIVIAARSLHRRVLYQPPEEPSLLALAEGATILKAQASDGVAVHAIRYEAPNAARTRARTVVVFHGNAETAESSGALARLLLKRGLSVVVPEYRGYGRSRPGTPTEDGLYRDAEAVLDALVKEGIPREQTVLWGQSLGGGVAVEMAKRGHGSRLVLVAPFTSTVELASRIMPVLPASLVMLDRFDNLAKAPHVEAPALIVHGDRDDVIPMELGERLARAFPKGRFVKIDGGHHNDLYKNASALTELLGHASGG from the coding sequence ATGTCGGAGGAGCTCGAAGAGAGGCCGCTCACCGCGCGCGAGCGTTGGCAGCGGCGAGGCGTTTGGGTCGCCAAGCACAGCGTGATGCTCGCGTTCGTCTACGTCCTCATCGTGATCGCGGCGCGGTCGCTGCATCGGCGTGTCCTCTACCAGCCGCCGGAGGAACCCTCGCTGCTGGCGCTCGCGGAGGGCGCGACGATCCTCAAGGCTCAGGCGAGCGACGGTGTCGCCGTCCACGCAATTCGTTACGAAGCGCCGAACGCCGCGCGAACGCGGGCGCGGACGGTCGTCGTCTTTCATGGCAACGCCGAAACGGCAGAATCGAGCGGTGCACTGGCGCGCCTGCTGCTCAAGCGAGGCCTCTCCGTCGTGGTCCCCGAATACCGCGGCTATGGCCGCTCGCGGCCCGGCACGCCGACGGAGGACGGCCTCTACCGGGACGCCGAAGCGGTCCTCGACGCGCTCGTCAAAGAGGGCATCCCCCGCGAGCAAACCGTCCTTTGGGGGCAATCGCTCGGCGGCGGCGTCGCCGTGGAGATGGCCAAGCGGGGCCACGGCTCGCGGCTCGTCTTGGTCGCACCGTTCACGTCGACGGTGGAGCTCGCGTCGCGCATCATGCCTGTCTTGCCGGCGTCGCTTGTGATGCTCGATCGCTTCGACAACCTCGCCAAGGCTCCCCACGTCGAGGCCCCGGCGTTGATCGTTCACGGCGATCGCGACGACGTCATTCCGATGGAGCTCGGCGAGCGCCTGGCTCGGGCCTTTCCCAAGGGCCGCTTCGTGAAGATCGACGGGGGCCACCACAACGATCTCTACAAAAACGCGAGCGCCCTGACGGAGCTCTTGGGGCACGCGAGCGGAGGCTGA
- a CDS encoding Flp family type IVb pilin: MTSRLSCPPPASTKKSLLRDKGGATAVEYALMLVAILIIVAGAFKTLGNKVSEKANSAASQLE; this comes from the coding sequence ATGACCTCTCGCCTGTCATGCCCGCCCCCCGCCTCTACGAAGAAAAGCCTCCTACGCGATAAGGGCGGCGCCACCGCTGTTGAGTACGCCCTCATGCTCGTCGCGATCCTCATCATCGTGGCCGGCGCGTTCAAGACGCTGGGCAACAAGGTCTCCGAGAAGGCCAACTCAGCGGCGTCGCAGCTCGAGTAG
- a CDS encoding DUF5615 family PIN-like protein: protein MRFALDENLGRRAARVLRAAGHDVMLLAEEGLRGAGDAKVIEATGAADRVLVTLDFDFANPVRFAPRTHGGIVVIVLPSPPTLDDVEAAMATFVRGLAVATPKDAIWMVRFDRIRLFEEPAPESARAFS, encoded by the coding sequence GTGAGGTTCGCACTCGACGAAAACCTCGGGCGGCGTGCGGCCCGCGTGCTCCGCGCCGCAGGTCACGATGTGATGCTCCTCGCGGAGGAGGGGCTTCGAGGGGCGGGAGACGCGAAGGTCATCGAGGCCACCGGCGCCGCCGATCGAGTGCTCGTGACGCTCGACTTCGACTTCGCCAACCCCGTCCGCTTCGCCCCACGTACGCACGGCGGCATCGTGGTCATCGTCTTGCCGTCGCCTCCCACCCTCGACGACGTGGAGGCGGCGATGGCGACGTTCGTCCGTGGGCTCGCCGTCGCCACCCCCAAAGACGCCATCTGGATGGTCCGCTTCGACCGCATCCGCCTCTTCGAGGAGCCGGCCCCCGAATCGGCGCGTGCGTTTAGCTGA
- a CDS encoding prepilin peptidase: MQFFFAFAFLLCAAAAFTDARKGEIPNVLTLGALAAAPLLHAARALMHGRSAADAGLSLGMSLLGILACGVVPYLLFVKGGARGGDVKLCAALGAILKPVIGIEVVFYGFLVAALAAPVRLAYEGKLLRTLKSSLFLLLNPILPKERRVALDPEAMTWIRMGPAFFVGLLVTIAMHLEELRQ; encoded by the coding sequence ATGCAATTCTTCTTCGCCTTCGCCTTCCTGCTCTGCGCCGCGGCGGCATTCACTGACGCGCGCAAAGGGGAAATCCCCAACGTACTGACGCTCGGCGCGCTGGCCGCCGCGCCGCTGCTGCACGCCGCGCGCGCGCTGATGCACGGCCGGAGCGCCGCCGACGCGGGCCTCTCGCTCGGCATGTCCTTGCTTGGCATCCTCGCCTGCGGCGTCGTTCCCTACTTGCTCTTCGTGAAGGGGGGCGCGCGTGGCGGCGACGTGAAGCTCTGCGCCGCCTTGGGCGCGATTCTGAAGCCGGTCATCGGCATCGAGGTCGTCTTCTACGGCTTTCTCGTGGCAGCGCTCGCCGCGCCAGTCCGCCTCGCTTACGAGGGCAAACTCCTCCGAACCCTGAAGAGCTCCTTGTTCTTGCTGCTCAACCCAATTCTTCCCAAAGAGCGCCGCGTGGCCCTCGACCCGGAGGCCATGACCTGGATTCGGATGGGGCCTGCGTTCTTCGTCGGCCTCCTCGTCACCATCGCGATGCACCTCGAGGAACTGCGGCAATGA
- a CDS encoding carboxypeptidase regulatory-like domain-containing protein — translation MARVLSLAFVSGVAVAASPGCGSSSSTFGTTAGIGDDAGDATVAPPDFRDGGQLPGTCVDLEYNIVSCGAAPPTTVSGTVFAPNGTLPLYNVVVYVPNAPLDPIPEGPSCDRCGNVSGSPVVSTLTDTSGKFVLKNVPVGANIPLVIQVGKWRRQITLPAVEKCVDNPLTDANLTRLPKNKAEGHIPKIAVTTGVCDPLACLLPKLGLDAAEYSAVGGAGRLNLFQGAGDTCNTDAGVTCTGKPAPAPTGTQPATNLWKDVDSLKKYDMVVMSCECDEHNEQKPDTAKTALYDYLKLGGRVFASHYHYTWFQNSPVGALKNVAEWVGLPSPAQYGGAGFDGVQPPFVVDQSFPKGQALAQWLVNVDASKTLGEVPLNQPKSDVLGVNATLGTRWIHNKFVLPGGVTTPESTKYLSFNAPVGEPADKQCGKAVFGDMHIAEATLGGFPGTTLPDNGFPGTCPKELTAAEKALVFLFFDLASCVQEEKKPPSPPK, via the coding sequence GTGGCTCGTGTTCTTTCGTTGGCGTTTGTGTCCGGCGTCGCGGTAGCCGCGAGCCCGGGATGCGGTAGCTCCAGCTCAACCTTCGGCACGACCGCGGGCATCGGCGACGACGCCGGCGACGCGACGGTGGCGCCGCCCGACTTCCGCGACGGTGGACAATTGCCCGGCACCTGCGTGGACCTCGAGTACAACATCGTGTCTTGTGGCGCAGCACCGCCGACCACTGTATCGGGCACGGTCTTCGCGCCGAACGGAACCTTGCCGCTCTACAACGTCGTCGTCTACGTGCCCAACGCGCCCCTCGATCCGATCCCCGAAGGTCCGTCGTGCGATCGATGCGGCAACGTGTCCGGCTCGCCGGTGGTCTCAACGCTGACCGACACGAGCGGGAAGTTCGTGCTGAAAAACGTGCCGGTGGGCGCCAACATCCCGCTGGTCATCCAAGTCGGCAAGTGGCGAAGGCAGATCACGCTCCCGGCCGTGGAGAAGTGCGTGGACAATCCGCTCACCGACGCGAACCTCACGCGCCTCCCGAAGAACAAAGCCGAAGGGCACATCCCGAAGATCGCCGTGACCACTGGCGTCTGCGATCCGCTCGCGTGCCTCCTGCCGAAGCTCGGCCTCGACGCCGCTGAATACTCAGCCGTGGGGGGCGCGGGCCGCCTCAACCTCTTTCAAGGCGCCGGAGACACCTGCAACACCGACGCCGGTGTGACGTGCACGGGGAAGCCGGCGCCGGCCCCGACGGGAACGCAGCCAGCCACCAACCTATGGAAGGACGTCGACTCGCTCAAGAAGTACGACATGGTCGTGATGTCGTGCGAGTGCGACGAGCACAACGAGCAAAAACCCGACACCGCCAAGACCGCGCTCTACGACTACTTGAAGCTCGGCGGACGCGTCTTCGCGTCGCACTACCACTACACGTGGTTCCAAAATAGCCCCGTGGGCGCGCTGAAGAACGTCGCCGAGTGGGTCGGCCTGCCCTCGCCCGCCCAATACGGCGGCGCAGGCTTCGACGGCGTTCAGCCGCCCTTCGTGGTCGACCAGAGCTTCCCGAAGGGGCAAGCGCTCGCCCAGTGGCTCGTCAACGTCGACGCGTCAAAGACCCTCGGTGAGGTCCCCCTCAATCAGCCGAAGAGCGATGTGCTCGGGGTCAACGCGACCCTCGGCACGCGCTGGATTCACAACAAGTTCGTGTTGCCCGGCGGCGTCACCACGCCCGAGAGCACGAAGTACCTGAGCTTCAACGCGCCCGTTGGCGAGCCGGCCGACAAGCAGTGCGGCAAGGCCGTCTTCGGGGACATGCACATCGCCGAAGCCACGCTCGGCGGCTTCCCCGGCACCACGCTCCCCGACAACGGCTTCCCGGGCACGTGCCCGAAAGAGCTAACCGCCGCCGAGAAGGCCCTCGTATTTCTCTTCTTTGACCTCGCCTCGTGCGTCCAAGAAGAGAAGAAGCCGCCGTCCCCGCCTAAGTAG
- a CDS encoding PilT/PilU family type 4a pilus ATPase — translation MKSLPIKMLDWMKGALGRKASPLQRLLERSFKDDAEKRELLEALASDTGVKPVELMPLLTGDDSAIEQRVATMFVTRADAGAWAALLATAVDQSDARGAALRTLGRGKSEVLREPVERLLKEPQAERKRACWEVVMALPAEISDSYAERALVEGPPPARLAALQRLLKNRAIEDIRGKVTEAASDREVRVRRVAVEALAKLEGNDVFEVLLDRLGLDDDAEIRKIAGNYLQKYVVSAPREMRPAILGRLLLASDEKVQGALLKALFATGQVSELLLEVLTFCKGVLGEPHTRVMKALAELGDPVLEAGMRLLGNEDPDIRVQCLLLVENFKGPRTVGIVVKLLQDADWWVRIMACETLGRVKDPRSLPYLDKMLPDPDCKWAAIDAIGAIGGESAFATVLSLLKDPSQEVRSAAVNAAKNLTDPRIVGYLEDVAKTDAAPEVRLRAVEAVREVKGGGAAMGTVSSSQLTRPIDKLLAYAREAGASDLHITPGEPPVVRLNGVLTRIKSSVLSAAHVTALLEEVLDSVRKPVLERVGNVDFCYSLPGVGRYRANVFRQARGVSAAFRVIPNMAPTLSELGLPKTAEELSTYHQGVVLVTGPAGAGKSTTLTSLINLLNETRSTHVLSLEDPIEFLHSSKRALVNQREIGRDSKSFASAMRGALREDPDVIVVGDLRDPETIRLALLAAETGHLVIGTMQTTGAVGTLDKLVEAFPADEQHQVRIGLAGSLKLIISQQLAPRADGKSRVAIFEVLKVTPGVRAMIREGKTFQIPNAMQIGRQQGMLTLDAALEELLAAGTLSLETAHALADKKDTFEKKARAEAAPKAPGSDPNAATTGATKESPNPSGADLSAAAAQANATPAAAPRAGVQAAGAAAPKAAAQAAPATAAKPAAAAATAGAAAAKAAAPAATPAAKGAAPPGTKPKGGGA, via the coding sequence GTGAAATCCTTGCCGATCAAGATGCTCGACTGGATGAAAGGCGCCCTCGGGCGCAAGGCTTCCCCGCTGCAACGATTGCTGGAGCGGTCTTTCAAGGACGACGCGGAGAAGCGCGAGCTCCTCGAGGCGCTTGCTTCGGACACGGGCGTCAAGCCCGTCGAGCTCATGCCGCTCTTGACCGGCGATGACAGCGCCATCGAACAGCGCGTGGCGACGATGTTCGTCACGCGAGCGGACGCCGGCGCGTGGGCGGCGTTGCTCGCGACGGCCGTCGACCAGTCGGACGCGCGCGGCGCCGCCTTGCGAACGCTTGGTCGTGGCAAAAGTGAGGTCTTGCGCGAGCCCGTGGAGCGACTGCTCAAGGAGCCGCAAGCCGAGCGAAAGCGCGCGTGCTGGGAGGTCGTCATGGCGCTCCCCGCCGAGATCAGCGACAGCTACGCCGAGCGTGCGCTCGTCGAGGGGCCGCCGCCGGCGCGCCTCGCCGCGCTGCAGCGGCTCTTGAAGAACCGGGCCATCGAGGACATCCGCGGAAAAGTCACCGAGGCAGCGTCCGACCGCGAAGTGCGCGTGCGGCGTGTGGCCGTCGAGGCGCTCGCGAAGCTCGAGGGCAACGACGTCTTCGAGGTGTTGCTCGACCGGCTTGGTCTCGATGACGACGCCGAGATTCGCAAGATCGCCGGCAATTACCTCCAAAAATACGTCGTCTCGGCGCCGCGAGAGATGCGCCCCGCGATCTTGGGGCGCCTCCTCTTGGCGAGCGACGAGAAGGTTCAGGGGGCGCTCCTCAAGGCGCTTTTCGCGACGGGGCAGGTGAGCGAGCTCCTCCTCGAGGTCCTCACGTTCTGCAAAGGCGTGCTCGGTGAGCCGCACACAAGGGTCATGAAGGCGCTCGCGGAGCTCGGCGATCCGGTCCTCGAAGCAGGCATGCGCCTCTTGGGCAACGAGGACCCGGACATCCGCGTCCAGTGCCTGCTCCTCGTGGAGAACTTCAAGGGCCCACGCACCGTCGGCATCGTCGTGAAGCTGCTTCAGGACGCCGATTGGTGGGTTCGCATCATGGCCTGCGAGACCTTGGGGCGCGTGAAAGATCCCCGTTCGCTGCCTTACCTCGACAAGATGCTCCCCGATCCGGACTGCAAGTGGGCTGCCATCGACGCCATCGGAGCTATCGGGGGCGAGAGCGCCTTCGCGACGGTCCTCTCGCTTCTGAAGGACCCGTCGCAAGAGGTCCGCAGCGCTGCCGTCAACGCCGCCAAGAACCTCACCGACCCGCGCATCGTGGGGTACCTCGAAGACGTCGCAAAAACCGACGCCGCGCCGGAGGTGCGCCTTCGCGCCGTCGAGGCGGTGCGCGAGGTCAAGGGCGGCGGCGCCGCCATGGGCACCGTCTCCAGCAGTCAGCTCACGCGGCCCATCGACAAGCTCTTGGCCTACGCCCGCGAGGCTGGCGCGTCGGACCTCCACATCACGCCGGGCGAGCCTCCCGTGGTGCGCCTCAACGGCGTCTTGACGCGCATCAAGTCCAGCGTCCTGTCGGCTGCGCACGTCACGGCTCTCCTCGAGGAGGTGCTCGACTCGGTCAGAAAGCCGGTCCTCGAGCGCGTGGGCAACGTGGATTTCTGCTACTCGCTCCCGGGTGTGGGCCGCTATCGCGCCAACGTCTTTCGACAAGCGCGCGGCGTGAGCGCCGCCTTCCGCGTCATCCCGAACATGGCGCCGACGCTCTCGGAGCTAGGCCTCCCGAAGACCGCCGAAGAGCTGAGCACGTACCACCAGGGCGTCGTGCTCGTCACGGGGCCCGCCGGCGCTGGCAAGTCGACGACGCTGACGTCGCTCATCAACCTGCTCAACGAGACGCGCTCAACGCACGTGCTGTCGCTCGAAGACCCTATCGAGTTCCTGCACTCGTCGAAGCGCGCGCTGGTCAATCAGCGCGAGATCGGCCGCGACTCGAAGAGCTTTGCCTCGGCCATGCGAGGTGCGCTCCGCGAAGATCCCGATGTCATCGTCGTCGGCGATCTCCGCGACCCCGAGACCATTCGTCTCGCGCTCTTGGCTGCCGAGACGGGCCACCTTGTCATCGGCACGATGCAAACGACGGGCGCCGTCGGCACCCTCGACAAACTCGTGGAGGCGTTCCCTGCCGACGAGCAGCACCAGGTGCGCATCGGACTCGCTGGGAGCCTCAAGCTGATCATCTCGCAACAGCTCGCGCCGCGCGCCGATGGCAAGTCGCGCGTGGCGATCTTCGAGGTGCTCAAGGTGACGCCGGGCGTGCGCGCGATGATTCGCGAAGGCAAGACGTTCCAGATTCCGAACGCGATGCAGATCGGTCGTCAGCAAGGCATGCTCACGCTCGACGCCGCGCTCGAGGAGCTCCTCGCGGCTGGCACCCTTTCGCTCGAGACGGCCCACGCGCTCGCCGACAAGAAAGACACCTTCGAGAAGAAGGCTCGCGCCGAGGCGGCGCCGAAAGCGCCCGGCTCCGATCCCAACGCGGCGACAACGGGCGCGACGAAGGAGTCGCCCAACCCCTCCGGCGCCGATCTCTCGGCCGCGGCCGCGCAAGCCAACGCGACGCCCGCTGCCGCACCGAGGGCTGGCGTTCAAGCCGCTGGCGCCGCCGCCCCCAAGGCCGCAGCGCAAGCGGCGCCCGCGACCGCCGCAAAGCCCGCTGCCGCGGCGGCGACAGCGGGCGCAGCGGCGGCAAAGGCCGCGGCCCCGGCAGCGACGCCCGCCGCCAAGGGCGCCGCCCCACCCGGCACGAAGCCGAAAGGAGGTGGCGCATGA
- a CDS encoding PilT/PilU family type 4a pilus ATPase yields MRDWNSSDMHLSVGRPPMFRVNGKLDAIRYRALTDGDFRTLVEPITPPHLWKQYVETGDVDFAFEMPGISRFRVNLFRQERGMGGVFRNLAASLVTLKKLNLPESIEKIVEFKQGLVLVTGPTGSGKSTSLAAIINEINQRRPCHIITIEDPIEFVHANKAALVSQREIGAHAESFAAALRAALRENPDIVLVGEMRDLETVSMALTAAETGILVFGTLHTNSAAKTVDRLVGVFPTERQPGVRNTLSATLKAVVAQQLLPKKAGGRIAAIEILFGTSGLSAMIREGKTHQIPGVIAQGKGLGMIGMDETLQRFVEQEIVSWEDALEKAVDKDAFREWLNAKGVAAED; encoded by the coding sequence ATGCGCGACTGGAACTCCAGCGACATGCACCTCTCCGTGGGCCGTCCGCCGATGTTCCGCGTCAACGGAAAGCTCGACGCGATCCGCTATCGCGCCCTCACCGACGGCGACTTCCGCACGCTCGTCGAGCCCATCACGCCGCCGCACCTCTGGAAGCAATACGTCGAGACCGGCGACGTGGACTTCGCCTTTGAGATGCCGGGCATCTCGCGCTTCCGCGTGAATCTCTTCCGTCAGGAGCGCGGCATGGGCGGCGTCTTCCGAAACCTCGCGGCGTCGCTGGTCACGCTAAAGAAGCTGAATCTCCCTGAGTCCATCGAGAAGATCGTCGAGTTCAAGCAGGGGTTGGTGCTCGTGACGGGGCCGACGGGTTCAGGAAAGTCGACGTCCCTCGCGGCCATCATCAACGAGATCAACCAGCGGCGGCCCTGCCACATCATCACCATCGAAGATCCCATCGAGTTCGTTCACGCGAACAAGGCGGCGCTGGTGTCGCAGCGAGAGATCGGGGCCCACGCGGAGTCCTTCGCGGCGGCCTTGCGCGCGGCCCTGCGCGAGAACCCCGACATCGTGCTCGTCGGCGAGATGCGCGACCTTGAGACCGTGTCGATGGCGCTCACGGCAGCCGAGACGGGCATCTTGGTCTTTGGCACGCTCCACACCAACTCGGCGGCCAAGACCGTCGACCGCCTCGTGGGCGTCTTCCCCACGGAGCGTCAGCCGGGCGTGCGCAACACGCTCTCGGCCACGCTAAAGGCCGTCGTGGCGCAGCAGCTCCTGCCGAAGAAGGCCGGCGGCCGCATCGCCGCCATCGAGATCCTCTTCGGCACGAGCGGCCTCTCGGCCATGATCCGCGAGGGCAAGACGCACCAGATCCCCGGCGTCATCGCGCAAGGGAAGGGCCTCGGCATGATCGGAATGGACGAGACGCTGCAGCGCTTCGTCGAGCAAGAGATCGTGTCCTGGGAGGACGCGCTCGAGAAGGCCGTCGACAAGGACGCCTTCCGCGAATGGCTCAACGCGAAGGGCGTCGCGGCGGAGGACTGA
- a CDS encoding DUF433 domain-containing protein: MEREELLARISIDPSVCFGRPCIRGRRVWVSQVLELLSTGAEIEEVLEEFDLTEDDVRAAVAYAAEMARFVELPLDDGGETRGVGS; this comes from the coding sequence ATGGAACGCGAGGAGCTGCTCGCCCGAATCAGCATCGACCCGAGCGTGTGTTTCGGGCGGCCGTGCATTCGTGGACGCCGCGTCTGGGTCTCTCAGGTGTTGGAGCTCCTGTCGACGGGCGCCGAGATCGAGGAGGTCCTCGAGGAGTTCGACCTGACGGAGGACGACGTGCGCGCCGCTGTCGCGTACGCGGCTGAGATGGCTCGCTTCGTCGAGTTGCCGCTCGATGACGGCGGTGAGACGAGAGGGGTAGGGTCGTGA
- a CDS encoding response regulator, which produces MHRLLARQLSRAGIDPKENLRPEWAALLKLVDASYAAADLDRATMTRSLELTSADLLESNRTLRHDLAEKRRAEAELSRIIEMLPQAVFLVRDGTIVYANPTAVRLLACDAASDLVGRRMVELVATECTVDDLLWGAPAREYHLVARRGPFVVVERDLVDDVSFQGQAVSLVVYTDVTEKRKLEGRVQIADRMAALGTLAAGVAHEINNPLCYVLTNLEFATATLAEHGRRDALGECIEALSDASVGARRVERIVAALKTFSRPDDEKRRHLSLNGVLETAMDLSTAITRHRAGLVRQLRPLPSAFGNEGRLVQVFVNLLNNAADAVGDKNGTIVVRSFERSEFVGAEISDNGAGIPEHLLSQIFEPFFTTKAASGGTGLGLSICHGIMTSLGGKLEVESTVGLGTTFRVLVPRGGEATPEEAPPSSGVARRARVLVVDDEPAIGQSLRRALVEHDVVSVESAPSALRELRRTGYDVIVCDLMMPGAGGDALFAAVLRREPELAKRFIFVTAGAVTSKSRAFIEEVRQPILMKPFTMEKVRGVIDAMLTAG; this is translated from the coding sequence TTGCACAGACTCCTCGCCCGTCAGCTCTCGCGTGCTGGCATCGATCCTAAGGAAAACTTGCGGCCTGAATGGGCGGCGCTGCTCAAGCTCGTGGACGCGTCCTACGCCGCCGCCGATCTCGACCGCGCCACCATGACGCGCTCGCTCGAGCTGACCTCCGCCGACCTGCTCGAGAGCAACCGCACCCTTCGACACGACCTTGCCGAGAAGCGCCGCGCCGAGGCGGAGCTCTCGCGGATCATCGAGATGCTGCCGCAAGCGGTCTTCCTCGTGCGAGATGGCACGATCGTCTACGCGAACCCGACGGCGGTCCGACTGCTCGCCTGCGACGCGGCGAGCGACCTCGTAGGCCGGCGCATGGTGGAGCTCGTCGCGACGGAGTGCACCGTGGACGACTTGCTTTGGGGCGCGCCGGCGCGCGAGTACCACTTGGTGGCGCGCCGTGGCCCGTTTGTCGTCGTCGAGCGGGACCTCGTCGACGACGTGTCGTTTCAAGGGCAAGCCGTCAGCCTCGTCGTCTACACCGACGTCACCGAGAAGCGGAAGCTCGAGGGTCGCGTGCAGATCGCCGATCGCATGGCGGCTCTAGGGACGCTCGCCGCCGGCGTGGCTCACGAGATCAACAACCCCCTCTGTTACGTCCTCACGAACCTCGAATTCGCCACGGCGACGCTCGCCGAGCACGGTCGTCGCGACGCCCTCGGCGAGTGCATCGAGGCGCTCAGCGACGCGTCGGTGGGTGCGCGCCGCGTCGAGCGGATCGTGGCCGCACTCAAGACATTTTCGCGACCCGACGATGAGAAGCGTCGGCACCTGTCACTCAACGGTGTCCTGGAGACGGCGATGGATTTGTCCACGGCCATCACTCGGCATCGCGCCGGTCTCGTAAGGCAGCTTCGGCCGCTGCCCTCGGCCTTTGGCAACGAAGGGCGACTCGTCCAGGTCTTCGTGAACCTGCTCAACAACGCGGCCGACGCGGTTGGCGACAAGAACGGCACCATCGTGGTGCGGAGCTTCGAGCGCTCCGAGTTTGTCGGAGCCGAGATCTCCGACAACGGCGCCGGGATCCCTGAGCACCTTCTGTCGCAGATCTTCGAGCCGTTCTTCACCACCAAAGCCGCCTCGGGCGGCACCGGCCTCGGCCTCAGCATCTGTCACGGCATCATGACGTCGCTCGGGGGCAAGCTCGAGGTGGAGAGCACGGTCGGTCTTGGGACGACGTTTCGTGTCTTGGTTCCGCGCGGCGGTGAAGCCACACCGGAGGAGGCGCCGCCCAGCTCCGGCGTGGCTCGCCGAGCGCGGGTCCTCGTTGTTGATGACGAGCCGGCCATTGGGCAGTCCTTGCGACGCGCGCTCGTCGAGCACGACGTCGTCAGCGTCGAGAGTGCGCCCTCCGCGTTGCGTGAGCTTCGCCGCACTGGCTACGACGTCATTGTCTGCGATCTCATGATGCCGGGCGCCGGCGGCGACGCGCTCTTTGCGGCGGTCTTGCGGCGCGAACCGGAGCTCGCGAAGCGCTTCATCTTCGTGACCGCCGGAGCGGTCACCAGCAAGTCGCGAGCCTTCATCGAGGAGGTTCGCCAGCCGATCCTCATGAAGCCGTTCACGATGGAGAAGGTGCGCGGCGTCATTGACGCGATGCTCACCGCGGGCTGA
- a CDS encoding pilus assembly protein, whose product MRPRDNARTRRIARRNARSERGAVAVEAALVLPLLVVFLGLNVFFHRAYKAKIENRAEAREAAFDAASHGCTKGETGSAKSMETGAGGTSLGDTASKKGDGTGKALSFDHGTASASKSSTVRWRTAYGPWEKKLKAADSYVYCNERPIAGGLSSWTKWGMSQ is encoded by the coding sequence ATGCGCCCCCGAGACAACGCTAGAACGCGACGGATTGCGCGACGAAACGCGCGCAGCGAACGCGGCGCCGTCGCCGTCGAAGCGGCGCTCGTCTTGCCGCTGCTCGTGGTGTTTCTGGGCCTCAACGTCTTCTTTCACCGCGCCTACAAGGCCAAGATCGAAAATCGCGCGGAGGCGCGCGAGGCGGCCTTCGACGCGGCCTCCCACGGCTGCACCAAAGGCGAGACGGGCAGCGCCAAGAGCATGGAGACGGGCGCCGGCGGAACGTCGCTGGGCGACACAGCCTCGAAGAAAGGCGACGGAACGGGCAAGGCCCTCAGCTTCGATCACGGCACGGCGAGCGCGTCGAAGAGCAGCACCGTCCGTTGGCGCACCGCGTATGGCCCGTGGGAAAAGAAGCTCAAGGCCGCCGACTCGTACGTCTATTGCAACGAGCGGCCCATCGCCGGCGGCCTCAGCTCGTGGACCAAGTGGGGCATGAGCCAATGA
- a CDS encoding Flp family type IVb pilin, which translates to MKKAKRSLLRDRGGATAVEYALMLVAILIIVAGAFKTLGNKVSEKANSAASQLE; encoded by the coding sequence ATGAAAAAGGCGAAGCGAAGTTTGCTCCGAGATCGCGGGGGCGCGACAGCCGTCGAGTACGCGCTGATGCTCGTCGCTATCCTGATCATCGTGGCTGGCGCCTTCAAGACGTTGGGCAACAAGGTCTCCGAGAAGGCCAACAGCGCCGCGTCGCAGCTCGAGTAG